From the genome of Marinobacter antarcticus, one region includes:
- the nadC gene encoding carboxylating nicotinate-nucleotide diphosphorylase — MNFTERLHQSRIETVAASLREDIGDGDITARLIPLEKQATGRVITREQATIAGREWVDEVFRQVDDSVLLEWLVQDGESVSPDQVLFRMKGTARSLLTAERAALNWLQTLSGVATNCAGYAARVAHTDVRLLDTRKTLPGLRFAQKYAVTCGGCHNHRIGLWDAFLIKENHISACGSIAEAIAEARRIAPDKPVEVETENMAELEQALSAGADIIMLDEFSMDNLRAAVAMNKGRAKLEASGGINLDTLAPIAETGVDYISIGALTKDIRAVDLSMRLD; from the coding sequence ATGAACTTCACTGAACGCCTACACCAGTCACGAATCGAGACCGTTGCAGCGAGCCTGCGCGAGGATATTGGCGACGGCGATATAACGGCCCGGCTTATCCCGCTTGAAAAACAGGCCACAGGGCGAGTAATTACACGGGAACAAGCAACGATAGCGGGACGCGAGTGGGTGGACGAAGTATTCCGCCAGGTGGACGATTCGGTGTTGCTGGAGTGGCTGGTTCAGGATGGCGAATCGGTTTCTCCCGACCAGGTTCTGTTTCGCATGAAAGGAACCGCCAGAAGCTTGCTAACCGCCGAAAGAGCCGCATTGAACTGGCTGCAGACCCTGTCAGGAGTTGCGACAAACTGCGCAGGTTACGCCGCGCGGGTGGCTCATACCGACGTGCGCCTTCTGGATACCCGGAAAACCCTGCCCGGATTGCGCTTTGCCCAGAAATACGCAGTGACCTGTGGCGGCTGTCACAACCACCGAATCGGCCTGTGGGACGCTTTTCTGATCAAGGAAAACCATATCTCAGCTTGCGGATCCATTGCTGAAGCTATCGCTGAAGCCCGTCGAATAGCACCGGATAAGCCGGTAGAAGTGGAAACCGAGAATATGGCAGAGCTGGAACAGGCGCTCAGCGCCGGTGCCGACATCATCATGCTTGATGAGTTTTCCATGGATAATCTGCGCGCTGCAGTCGCAATGAACAAAGGGCGGGCAAAGCTGGAAGCATCCGGAGGTATCAACCTGGACACACTGGCTCCCATTGCGGAAACCGGCGTCGATTATATTTCGATTGGTGCGCTGACCAAGGACATCAGAGCCGTAGACCTCTCCATGCGTCTGGACTGA
- a CDS encoding CDP-alcohol phosphatidyltransferase family protein, with translation MKSHAWRWIPNALTFVRILLIAPFARALLLQEYRFALVIFAIASVTDGLDGFLARRFNWRSRFGAVADPLADKALLITAYLVLTYTSVLPLWLFALVLGRDLLIVGGALVYHYCIGRFDMEPSIPGKLNTLIQVFAVLGIIIILAGLPVSPAWLDAGIWLVAVSAVFSGGHYFVVWGARAWGGKQT, from the coding sequence GTGAAGTCACACGCCTGGCGCTGGATTCCTAATGCTCTGACATTTGTGCGCATTTTATTGATTGCTCCTTTCGCCAGGGCATTGCTGCTGCAGGAATATCGCTTTGCACTGGTCATTTTTGCTATCGCGTCGGTTACCGACGGGCTTGATGGTTTTCTCGCAAGACGCTTCAACTGGCGCTCACGGTTTGGTGCTGTGGCAGACCCTCTGGCCGATAAAGCTCTGCTAATCACGGCATATCTGGTACTTACGTACACGTCCGTTCTGCCGCTATGGCTTTTTGCCCTGGTGCTCGGGAGGGATCTTCTGATTGTCGGTGGTGCTCTCGTCTACCATTACTGTATCGGCCGTTTTGATATGGAACCCAGCATTCCCGGCAAGTTGAATACTCTGATTCAGGTTTTCGCGGTTCTGGGCATTATTATCATTTTAGCCGGACTGCCAGTGTCGCCGGCCTGGCTGGACGCTGGAATCTGGCTGGTTGCAGTGTCAGCTGTGTTCAGTGGGGGTCACTATTTTGTGGTCTGGGGTGCTCGGGCATGGGGGGGCAAACAGACGTGA
- a CDS encoding ParA family protein, which produces MRRVVFNQKGGVGKSSITCNLAAISAARGKRTLVVDLDPQGNSTHYLLGKPASELKDTVADMLEQTVAFKVFNRRPEEFVHATPFKNLFVMPSSPELDFLERKLEAKHKIYKLREALIKLGESFDAIYIDTAPALNFYSRSALIAAQRCLIPFDCDDFSRQALYNILNEIRDLQEDHNDELVVEGIVANQFQPRATLPKQLVNELIEEGLPVLPVRLSSSVKMKESHQCRQPLIHMAPKHPLTRQFEDLYRVLNGEAVELVPLAD; this is translated from the coding sequence ATGAGACGGGTAGTATTCAATCAGAAAGGCGGAGTAGGGAAGTCCAGTATTACCTGCAACCTCGCAGCGATCAGCGCAGCGCGCGGTAAACGCACGCTTGTGGTTGATCTGGATCCCCAGGGAAACTCGACGCATTATCTCCTGGGTAAACCCGCCAGTGAGCTTAAGGACACCGTTGCAGACATGCTGGAGCAGACGGTTGCGTTCAAGGTATTCAACCGGCGCCCCGAGGAGTTCGTTCACGCCACGCCGTTCAAGAACCTTTTTGTTATGCCGTCCAGCCCGGAGCTGGATTTCCTTGAGCGTAAGCTGGAGGCAAAACATAAAATCTACAAACTCCGGGAAGCCCTGATAAAGCTGGGCGAATCCTTCGATGCCATTTACATTGATACGGCACCGGCTCTGAATTTTTATTCCCGTTCCGCGCTTATCGCGGCTCAGCGGTGCCTGATTCCGTTCGATTGTGATGATTTTTCCCGCCAGGCACTTTACAATATCCTCAATGAAATCCGTGATCTACAGGAAGATCACAACGATGAACTTGTGGTGGAGGGTATTGTTGCCAATCAGTTTCAGCCGCGGGCCACCCTGCCCAAACAGCTGGTAAATGAGCTGATAGAGGAAGGTTTGCCGGTACTGCCGGTGCGCTTGTCCAGTTCGGTAAAAATGAAAGAATCCCACCAGTGCCGGCAGCCGCTTATTCACATGGCGCCGAAACATCCGCTTACACGCCAGTTTGAAGACCTTTACCGCGTGCTGAATGGCGAGGCGGTAGAGCTCGTGCCTCTGGCAGATTGA
- the hda gene encoding DnaA regulatory inactivator Hda, with amino-acid sequence MGGQTDVSPSQLVLGVRLRDDARFDNFHGDRNREASLRLLSVFRQPAGLPVVVVCGDSGTGKSHLLQAACHHAEAEGKAAVCISIAELEPFGPEALAGLDAMDVVALDDLDRVAGKADWEEAVFHLYNRLHDDGHMLVVSLSEVPGSLPFLLPDLVSRLHHGFTVQLGIYRDDDRLKILMARAEQRGLTMTDDVAGFIMRRAPRRLGELLGILDTLDENSLQAQRRLTIPFVKTVMQW; translated from the coding sequence ATGGGGGGGCAAACAGACGTGAGCCCTTCTCAACTGGTCCTTGGTGTAAGGCTTCGGGACGATGCACGCTTTGACAATTTTCATGGTGATCGCAACAGGGAGGCGTCGCTGCGACTGTTGTCGGTATTCAGACAGCCAGCTGGTCTGCCGGTGGTCGTCGTTTGTGGTGATTCAGGTACCGGCAAAAGCCATTTGCTTCAGGCAGCCTGCCACCATGCGGAAGCAGAGGGGAAAGCTGCAGTCTGTATCAGCATTGCTGAGCTGGAGCCCTTTGGGCCGGAAGCACTTGCGGGGCTCGATGCCATGGATGTCGTCGCGCTTGATGATCTGGACAGGGTCGCGGGAAAGGCGGACTGGGAAGAGGCGGTTTTTCACCTGTATAACCGGTTGCACGATGATGGCCACATGCTGGTTGTAAGTCTCTCGGAAGTTCCCGGCTCCCTGCCTTTTCTTTTGCCGGACCTGGTTTCCCGGCTGCATCATGGGTTTACCGTTCAGCTTGGAATTTACCGTGACGATGACCGGTTGAAAATTCTTATGGCTCGTGCTGAGCAGCGTGGGCTGACAATGACGGACGATGTCGCAGGTTTTATCATGCGCCGGGCACCGAGGCGCCTTGGAGAGTTGCTGGGTATTCTCGATACCCTTGATGAGAATTCATTACAGGCTCAGCGACGCCTTACCATTCCGTTTGTGAAAACGGTGATGCAGTGGTAG
- a CDS encoding YqcC family protein, producing MTDSGDVTGRVADCLLGIEMELRQIGVWERERPPADAFTSSEPFCLDTLAFTQWIQFVFLERMKLIIENGHPLPLVSGIAPMAEEYFRGRPESGQRLIRELEAVDQLLSGR from the coding sequence ATGACAGATTCCGGTGACGTTACAGGGCGGGTTGCAGATTGTCTTCTGGGCATCGAGATGGAGTTGCGTCAGATTGGTGTGTGGGAGAGGGAGCGCCCGCCTGCGGATGCGTTCACAAGTTCAGAACCGTTCTGCCTCGACACGCTGGCGTTTACCCAGTGGATTCAGTTCGTGTTTCTGGAGCGTATGAAGCTGATTATTGAAAATGGTCATCCCTTGCCGTTGGTTTCTGGCATTGCGCCCATGGCCGAGGAATACTTCCGTGGACGTCCCGAATCAGGGCAGCGCCTGATCCGGGAACTTGAAGCTGTTGATCAGTTGCTGTCAGGCCGTTGA